The DNA window CCTGGAAATGAGCCTCACTGTTTCTGCTCGCCGCTGGTTTCGACGCGCTCCACCTCAATGGAGCAATCGGTCAGCAGGGCGGCGATGGCACCAATGGCAGCAAGCACGGGTGCGGCCAGGGTGCCTACAACGCCGACCGTCAGGGGGAACTCGGCTACCGACCGGG is part of the Terriglobia bacterium genome and encodes:
- a CDS encoding DUF4342 domain-containing protein translates to MPERTWWESVKVEGGELLDRVKKIVHEGNVRRIIIKQGSRSVAEFPLTVGVVGTLAAPVLAAIGAIAALLTDCSIEVERVETSGEQKQ